From the genome of Pseudomonas hamedanensis:
GCGTGTTGACCAATCCCTACGGTGCCACCCACCGTTACGACTACGTCGCGATGCGCGGCTTCAACGACGGTTCTGTGGATAACCTCTATCTCGACGGCCTCAAGTCGATGGGCGATAGCGGCACTTACAGCACCATGCAGGTCGATCCGTATTTTCTCGAGCGCGTCGACATTCTCAAAGGCCCGTCGTCGGTTTTGTATGGTCGCAGTTCGCCGGGCGGACTGGTGGCGCTGACGAGCAAGAAGCCGCTGTACGAGGCTTATCATCAGGTGCAAGCCACAGTTGGAACGCAGGGCCAGCGCGGGGTCGGCTTTGACTTCAGCGGTCCGGTCGATGACGACAAGCGCATCGCCTATCGTCTGACCGGTTTGACCGATCAGTCCGACACACAATTTGACCACAACAAGGAAAAGCGCTTCGCCCTCGCACCGACCGTCAACATCGATTTCAGCGAAGACACGTCGCTGACCCTGCAGGCGTACCTGCAGCACGATCCGGACGGCGGATACCACGGTGGCGTGCCGGCGGATGGCACGATTCATCAGCGCAATGGCCAGCGCATCTCGCCGCAATTCTTTGAGGGCGAGCCGGGGGTTGATGGCTACTCACGTGATCAGCAGTCGTTCGGCTATCAGTTCGAACACCGCTTCAACGACGTCTTCACTGCGCGACAGAACTTTCGTTACCTGGACTCCAAAGTAAACATGGATCAGGTCTACGCGTATGGCTGGACCACACCGACCAGTAATGAGCTGAACCGTTATTACACCGGGGGCGACGAGCGGCTGCATGCGTTTATCGTCGACAACATGCTCCAGGCCGAATTTTTCACCGGTGCGACCAAGCATACGGTGCTGATGGGCGCCGATTACCAACGACGCAAGACGGTGGTCGACTGGACCAGCGGCGGATTGGCGCCGATCGATGCGTTCAATCCGTTGTACGGCAACTCGGCGATCGAGATGTACGGCGAGACCAGCTATCTGCGCCGCCTCGAGCAAACCGGTGTGTATTTGCAGGACTTGATCGAGATGGACCAGTGGCGCTTCTCGCTGGGCCTGCGTCAGGACTGGGTAGAAACTTCTGATGAGAACCGGATTGCCGAAGCAGGTCGCCCGCAAGGCACCGAAATCAAAGACCGTCGCACCAAACTGACCGGCCGCGCGGGTGCCCTGTATCTGTTCGATAACGGTCTGGCGCCGTACATCAGTTACTCCGAGTCGTTTAATCCGAATTCCTACGCTGACAGTGCCGGTAACCCACTTGCGCCTACCGACGGTAAACAATGGGAGGTCGGCCTGAAGTATCAGCCGCCAGGCACCGACAATCTGTTTACCGCGTCGCTGTTCCGCATCGATCAGGAAAACCTGGCGACCAAACTGCCGCAGGAAAACTTCTATCGCGCTGTAGGTGCCGTCCGCTCTCAAGGCCTGGAACTGGAAGCGCATACACAACTGACCGATAACCTGAAGGTGCTCGGCAGCTACACCTTCACCGATATCGAATATTCCAAATCGATGGTCAGCACGCTGAGCACACCCACCGACGTCATCGAGAACAAAGGCAACTC
Proteins encoded in this window:
- a CDS encoding TonB-dependent siderophore receptor, with the translated sequence MTVRATCKHSLKFPVESGLLRHAIRAALFSTALGAGVLPSLSLAAGLTDSEVSHRYDIPAGALGDALNQFARQAGITLSMTPQQTQGRQSPGVQGDYSTEQALSHLLGGSGLQAVSQDGSSYILRPVAETEALALPTTDIKGFALGNALGSMDGYNATHSQIATKTSTALRETSQSVSVVTREQMDDQGSQTVSQAMRYTPGVLTNPYGATHRYDYVAMRGFNDGSVDNLYLDGLKSMGDSGTYSTMQVDPYFLERVDILKGPSSVLYGRSSPGGLVALTSKKPLYEAYHQVQATVGTQGQRGVGFDFSGPVDDDKRIAYRLTGLTDQSDTQFDHNKEKRFALAPTVNIDFSEDTSLTLQAYLQHDPDGGYHGGVPADGTIHQRNGQRISPQFFEGEPGVDGYSRDQQSFGYQFEHRFNDVFTARQNFRYLDSKVNMDQVYAYGWTTPTSNELNRYYTGGDERLHAFIVDNMLQAEFFTGATKHTVLMGADYQRRKTVVDWTSGGLAPIDAFNPLYGNSAIEMYGETSYLRRLEQTGVYLQDLIEMDQWRFSLGLRQDWVETSDENRIAEAGRPQGTEIKDRRTKLTGRAGALYLFDNGLAPYISYSESFNPNSYADSAGNPLAPTDGKQWEVGLKYQPPGTDNLFTASLFRIDQENLATKLPQENFYRAVGAVRSQGLELEAHTQLTDNLKVLGSYTFTDIEYSKSMVSTLSTPTDVIENKGNSPTQAPRHMASLWADYKFDSAALDGLRLGGGVRYVGYSWADAENTLKVPSYTLFDASIGYDLGKVGLKGVDLRLNANNLTNESYVASCASLNFCYMGEERNVAATVSYQF